A region of Drosophila suzukii chromosome 2L, CBGP_Dsuzu_IsoJpt1.0, whole genome shotgun sequence DNA encodes the following proteins:
- the LOC108008382 gene encoding uncharacterized protein: MCSVTFDADVVAPPKHLDAPFFEEVLETALRTARVKLLSIHIRIGSSTGENYCSQIYRAKVSFKRPDHPEQDIVFIVKSIPHLDSVEFINDLQVYLKEKMTYYEILPRLELMMQCKRRFGPKLYQCIKQPENTLVFEDLGQLDFVMASREEGLNEDHCQLVMERLAEFHATSMALAVLDPHIFDTYTDGMLSPRGLEKDSFLMQFFAGNGKELHRLVSSWPGFERIAGKIGKYMENHRSNLVRSQAPLEKEIKVLNHGDLWVNNMLFKYDAAKRPQDLILIDFQLSVWGSPGIDLNYFFYTSLSLDVLRHRRPHLLRCYHDRLAKTLLDLDLGVPVPSYDQILEEVHRREAYGFFASYGIFPTISQDKTQTADNNLESFKDADFAKQKFRQMFESRRLAETLRYSLPHFERAGVLD; this comes from the exons ATGTGTAGCGTTACGTTCGACGCGGACGTGGTTGCTCCACCCAAACACCTGGACGCACCCTTCTTCGAGGAAGTTCTGGAGACGGCTCTACGAACCGCGCGGGTGAAACTGCTATCCATACATATTCGAATAGGCAGCAGTACGGGCGAAAACTACTGCAGTCAGATTTACCGAGCGAAAGTATCCTTCAAGCGTCCCGATCATCCTGAGCAGGACATTGTTTTTATAGTGAAGAGCATTCCCCACCTGGATTCAGTGGAGTTTATTAATGATCTGCAAGTGTATCTGAAGGAGAAGATGACGTATTACGAAATTCTTCCCCGGCTGGAGCTCATGATGCAGTGCAAACGACGATTCGGACCAAA ACTTTACCAGTGCATAAAACAACCGGAGAACACCCTTGTCTTCGAAGATCTGGGCCAGCTGGACTTTGTGATGGCGTCCCGAGAGGAAGGCTTGAACGAGGATCACTGCCAGCTGGTCATGGAGCGCCTGGCGGAGTTTCACGCCACTTCAATGGCCCTGGCGGTTCTG GATCCCCACATCTTCGATACCTATACCGATGGCATGCTATCGCCGCGAGGACTTGAAAAAGACAGTTTTCTAATGCAGTTTTTCGCGGGAAACGGCAAGGAATTGCACAGACTGGTGAGCTCTTGGCCTGGTTTTGAACGAATCGCCGGAAAGATCGGCAAGTACATGGAGAACCACCGGTCAAATTTGGTACGTAGTCAGGCGCCGCTGGAGAAGGAGATCAAGGTACTGAACCACGGTGACCTGTGGGTCAACAATATGCTGTTTAAGTACGACGCAGCAAAGCGTCCGCAGGACCTCATCCTCATCGACTTCCAACTGAGCGTGTGGGGTAGTCCGGGCATCGACCTCAACTATTTCTTCTACACCAGCCTCTCCCTGGACGTACTGCGTCATAGGCGACCCCATCTGCTGCGCTGCTACCACGACCGACTGGCCAAGACGCTGCTCGATCTTGATTTGGGCGTACCCGTACCCAGCTACGACCAGATCCTGGAGGAGGTGCACCGCCGTGAGGCGTACGGCTTCTTCGCCAGCTACGGCATCTTCCCCACTATCAGCCAGGACAAGACCCAGACCGCCGACAACAACCTGGAGAGCTTCAAGGACGCCGACTTTGCCAAGCAAAAGTTTCGTCAGATGTTCGAGTCACGCCGACTGGCGGAGACCCTCCGCTATTCGCTGCCGCACTTTGAACGCGCCGGCGTCTTGGATTGA
- the Lamp1 gene encoding lysosome-associated membrane glycoprotein 1 — protein MFASKLLLCSALLMLNGAVLSQTLIGLPNFKTPETTSEQPSTNSTTASTSTSTTSTTTEKPITTSSTSTIPPTTPTTSTEPPKTTTTPAPVPTTTHAPQPYPAPSVGTWNASCIMLQMAAQLNFTYEDKNGNLTHGLYNIPSNATVEDKECDRPTIQNVHLIWGPNTSKQSLLMYFDKKNDTTVLSSIQIHLTLLAEDFPDAKENQTLQLIHRSDGEFKTPEKMSYHCTRVQKMNLTETIDAKQLIGWISVSQVQVEAFRSTNATGFSTVHDCDSSETSDVVPIAVGIALAALILVVLISYLCARRRSTSRGYMSF, from the exons ATGTTCGCCAGCAAATTGTTGCTATGCTCGGCCCTGCTGATGCTAAATGGCGCAG TGCTCTCCCAAACATTGATTGGTTTGCCGAATTTCAAGACTCCTGAAACGACATCGGAACAACCATCGACCAATAGCACAACCGCATCCACCTCAACATCAACGACTTCTACAACTACAGAGAAGCCAATCACCACCAGTTCAACATCGACGATCCCGCCGACCACCCCCACAACCTCCACTGAGCCACCAAAGACGACGACCACACCAGCACCAGTGCCAACCACGACCCATGCTCCACAACCATATCCGGCGCCCTCCGTGGGCACTTGGAATGCCTCCTGCATTATGCTCCAAATGGCAGCCCAGCTTAACTTCACCTACGAGGATAAGA ATGGAAACCTTACCCACGGTCTTTACAACATCCCCAGCAACGCCACGGTTGAAGACAAAGAGTGCGACAGACCGACCATCCAGAATGTTCATCTGATTTGGGGACCCAATACTTCTAAGCAATCGTTGCTGATGTATTTCGACAAGAAGAACGACACCACTGTGCTCTCCTCCATTCAAATCCATCTGACCTTGCTTGCTGAGGACTTCCCCGATGCCAAGG AAAATCAAACGCTTCAGCTAATTCATAGGAGCGATGGAGAGTTCAAGACTCCCGAAAAGATGTCCTACCATTGCACACGAGTTCAGAAGATGAATCTGACCGAGACCATCGATGCTAAGCAGCTGATTGGATGGATCAGCGTCAGTCAAGTCCAGGTGGAGGCGTTCCGGTCGACCAACGCCACTGGATTCTCAACCGTGCACGACTGCGACAGCTCCGAGACGTCTGACGTAGTGCCCATTGCCGTTGGAATTGCCCTGGCTGCACTTATTCTGGTCGTTCTAATCTCTTATCTGTGTGCTAGGCGTCGCTCCACCTCCCGTGGCTACATGAGCTTCTAA
- the nompB gene encoding intraflagellar transport protein 88 homolog translates to MASKNSANENQGLGEAGADAEAVPPPPPTAAGRPRPPTSQLFSRGNLVSSRTGGGDKSGLARPSTAVRAVGYAANSGSAGQRFDQFFLEKAKQQTLSSANAVDAAKEVNPQIKYKNLEGKIVKLLESSIVLAWQSTAARSSGDLNSEAKSALAESLNKAKEAFSLDRTLHRFRDQQGENVYHNFDLTYAVFFNLAEQYERNDLHIEALNTYSIMTKNKMFPHVNQLKINMGNIYYNMGIYQKAVKMYRMALDSVPKNLSQLRLKIRENIGILFVRMGSYSDAASSFEFIMSERADIKSGIHLLLCYYAMGDVEKIKTAFRSLCDVQPGETETDLGSESNIIKLQQQAEQGGQVGDPDMDKSSDPQESGGADVAVIDAEGGGSYEKVQESVKFSAKAKQRSVLQALKKDDLAVYTSQRRNSEKRSITMIVDLISPLIEENYNDGYNWCIEIIKTSNLAWLANELELNKALVYLRQNDVNQAIETLQMYDRKSQGSMTASALTNLSFIYISLGNLEMATQCLNQLQEIGALENNALALINASIVDLRKQNFTSARDRLERALQLQPTNFEANYNLGLVALAQQDFELAEERFELLKAQLMMPHSVQHSHVFYQLAKLQERRLGGGFQGNASPGAALQAYLQVLGISASDIDSRLFEKVGSLYEQIQDHQEANQYYHEAYRINMSDINIASSIGSYYIKLQATEKALYYYERAVLADPNDPNLMLRIASCFRNSYLPPKQYLGMFQKIHARFPDNLTCVRALMQVTKSLGLGDLHERYALEYARLQKQQQERQNEHRYQQQRLSSAASNSSRLRTIRQSNEERLQENNDISKSMTYTQSPATYSVQQFDPLGPPAERPRTGRAQQSRDDSDDDAEMNAESLLPI, encoded by the exons ATGGCTTCAAAAAACAGTGCCAATGAGAACCAAGGATTAGGGGAAGCTGGAGCGGATGCAGAGGCagttcctcctcctccaccaaCGGCTGCGGGCAGGCCCAGACCGCCCACATCGCAGCTATTTTCG AGGGGCAATCTGGTTAGTAGTCGGACAGGAGGAGGCGATAAATCTGGTCTGGCCAGACCATCGACAGCAGTTCGGGCTGTTGGCTATGCCGCCAATAGCGGGTCTGCAGGTCAAAGGTTTGACCAGTTCTTCCTGGAGAAGGCCAAGCAGCAAACTCTTTCCTCTGCAAACGCTGTTGATGCCGCCAAGGAAGTGAA tCCTCAGATCAAATATAAGAACCTGGAGGGCAAGATCGTAAAGTTGTTGGAATCGTCCATCGTGTTGGCCTGGCAAAGCACCGCAGCTCGATCGAGTGGAGATCTGAACTCGGAGGCGAAATCGGCATTGGCCGAGTCTTTGAATAAGGCCAAGGAAGCCTTCTCCTTAGATCGAACCCTCCATCGATTTCGGGACCAGCAGGGCGAGAATGTTTACCACAATTTTGATTTGACATATGCA GTGTTCTTTAATCTTGCCGAGCAATACGAACGCAATGATTTGCACATCGAAGCCCTGAACACTTACAGCATCATGACCAAGAACAAGATGTTTCCACACGTGAACCAACTAAAGATCAATATGGGTAATATCTATTACAATATGGGTATATACCAGAAGGCGGTTAAAATGTACCGCATGGCCCTCGATTCGGTTCCTAAGAACTTGAGCCAGTTGCGGCTGAAGATTCGTGAGAACATTGGAATCCTCTTTGTCCGCATGGGTTCCTATTCGGATGCCGCCTCCAGTTTTGAGTTCATCATGTCGGAGCGGGCGGACATCAAGAGTGGCATCCACCTGCTGCTCTGCTACTACGCCATGGGCGACGTGGAGAAGATTAAGACGGCCTTTCGAAGTCTGTGCGATGTCCAGCCCGGTGAAACGGAAACCGATCTGGGGAGTGAGAGCAATATTATCAAGCTGCAGCAGCAGGCCGAGCAGGGTGGTCAAGTTGGGGATCCCGATATGGACAAGTCTTCAGACCCCCAAGAAAGTGGAGGAGCGGATGTGGCGGTAATCGATGCAGAGGGTGGCGGAAGCTACGAAAAAGTCCAGGAGTCGGTTAAGTTTTCGGCAAAGGCAAAACAGCGCTCTGTTCTTCAAGCTCTTAAGAAAGACGACCTAGCGGTATACACCAGTCAACGCCGAAATTCTGAAAAACGATCAATCACAATGATTGTAGATCTGATTTCGCCCTTAATCGAAGAGAATTATAATGATG GATACAATTGGTGCATTGAGATCATCAAGACCTCTAATCTGGCATGGCTGGCAAACGAACTGGAACTGAACAAGGCCCTAGTATACCTACGACAAAATGACGTAAATCAAGCCATTGAAACGCTGCAAATGTACGATCGCAAGAGTCAGGGATCTATGACGGCCAGTGCTCTGACCAATCTAAGTTTCATCTATATAAGT CTGGGCAACCTCGAGATGGCCACACAGTGTCTTAACCAGCTTCAGGAAATCGGAGCGCTGGAAAACAATGCTCTGGCTCTGATTAATGCCAGCATAGTGGACTTGCGGAAGCAGAACTTCACCTCAGCCCGCGATCGTTTGGAGCGAGCCCTGCAACTCCAGCCGACAAACTTTGAGGCCAACTACAATCTCGGCCTGGTGGCATTGGCACAGCAAGATTTCGAGCTGGCTGAGGAGCGTTTCGAGTTGCTAAAGGCCCAGCTGATGATGCCCCATTCGGTGCAGCACAGCCATGTTTTCTATCAGCTTGCCAAGTTGCAGGAACGCCGGTTGGGTGGCGGATTCCAGGGCAACGCATCGCCGGGGGCTGCTTTGCAGGCTTACCTCCAGGTGCTTGGCATCTCTGCCTCGGACATCGATTCTCGGCTTTTCGAGAAGGTCGGTTCGCTCTACGAGCAGATTCAGGATCACCAGGAGGCCAATCAGTACTACCACGAGGCGTATCGCATAAACATGAGCGACATCAATATCGCCAGCAGTATCGGTTCCTATTACATCAAGCTCCAGGCTACCGAAAAGGCGCTGTATTACTACGAACGGGCGGTTTTAGCTGATCCTAACGATCCCAATTTGATGCTACGTATTGCCAGCTGCTTTCGTAACTCCTATCTGCCGCCCAAGCAGTatttgggtatgttccagaAGATCCATGCTCGTTTTCCGGACAACCTCACGTGCGTACGGGCCTTGATGCAAGTGACCAAGTCGCTGGGCCTGGGGGATTTGCACGAGCGGTACGCCCTGGAATATGCTCGCTTAcaaaagcagcagcaggaaCGTCAGAACGAGCACCGATACCAGCAACAGCGCCTCTCCTCAGCGGCCTCGAATAGCAGCCGCCTGCGAA CCATCAGGCAGTCCAATGAGGAACGCTTGCAGGAGAACAACGACATCTCCAAGAGCATGACCTATACGCAAAGCCCAGCCACGTATTCAG TTCAGCAGTTCGATCCTTTGGGACCTCCTGCAGAACGTCCTCGAACTGGCAGAGCTCAGCAGAGCAGAGACGATTCAGATGATGATGCGGAAATGAATGCCGAAAGCTTGTTGCCCATTTAA